The following are encoded in a window of bacterium genomic DNA:
- a CDS encoding DUF2283 domain-containing protein — protein sequence LSSGPCRIGCSLRLCVSAGDRFPLCALCSLYIISLAYVSAIRLKIDEKNDALYFRLDESIIVDSEEIKPGVILDYDANENGVGIEILGLSKRVSPHTLKSLQFETV from the coding sequence GACTTTCATCAGGCCCTTGCCGGATTGGTTGCTCTCTGCGCCTCTGCGTCTCTGCGGGAGATCGTTTTCCCCTGTGCGCTTTGTGTTCTCTCTATATTATAAGCTTAGCTTATGTAAGTGCCATTCGGCTTAAGATAGATGAGAAGAATGATGCCCTGTACTTTCGGCTGGATGAGTCTATTATTGTTGATTCTGAAGAGATTAAACCAGGTGTGATTCTCGACTACGATGCCAATGAAAATGGAGTGGGAATCGAGATTCTGGGCTTAAGCAAGCGGGTCTCGCCGCACACACTCAAAAGTTTGCAATTCGAGACGGTGTAA
- a CDS encoding fused MFS/spermidine synthase yields the protein MAKNSKISQLILTLFFLSGFCGLLYEITWSRLIGLTLGNSTEAITATVAAFMAGMAIGGYAGGKVADRRINSLWLYGILEGLAGLYALALPFLLRLARPLLSSLYQNAQAGQSTMILARFAVCCAVLLVPAALFGAMLPLLSRFLIRQPDQFGNLIGKLYGLNLFGAALGALVSGLWLIPHLGVSKTIYLAALIEFLICGWVLILSGKEGHDAVTSASAPAQTDGIDLPFRDSSPLSSPLILLAMALSGASALVYEITWTRAIIMIIGSTVYAFSLMLTAVIAGLALGSMCAARLIDRRKDLVLIFGLLEIGVGGATFGLAPFFEKLTLVVIPMFNLFGNNFAALQAIELSGLFFLMLLPSLLLGMIFPLMSTMYVRGTDRPGGGVGATLMANSLGAVAGTVASGLFLIPAIGIQKTMLAASMVNVFLGSSALLFSPSLSGIKKAAAFPLAFGCGLLFFITQPEWNKALISGAPYVYGRVYAGLSRQGSGQSVKEIVLNQADLLFYQEDAQTTVSVKKDKGEQLFLQLNGKTDASSREDNCTQRLLAHIPLLLHPDPQQVMVLGLGSGVTLGAAEKYSTVKHLDCIEISPAVIRAAACFNEVNGRSLDDPRLRIIVGDGREHLALTDQKYDVIISQPCSPWIAGMSGLLTREFFQLCRERLNGTGLCCIWLQTCNLDMASSQSVVKAFGEVFPSLSIWEARPGIDYLLIGGTGEIKLDYQLVQRKMAGESLHRELKTVGLPRPDDLLARFVMSKEGAARYVQGACAHTDDTTWLEFHAPKLLYQETINEHLQALNALRGLDFASLLTAPAAEAGSLKDTLPKAFEAQKHYALAEMDLLRNKQEEGARKIKEAYLLDPADARIRERYYRLLLNAASNCSLKGMHEVAAQILQSAIRVNPDGFEGYLNLGLACFHTGQVQAAIQQFRLALLIQPDNEQAHLNLGACYLRAGNLEDSIQANLTALRIKPGLVNAHFNLGIAYMRSNRVAQAIAEYQEAIKYQPNYAEAHLNLGIAYQTSGAWDQAAREYEESLRLRPDLPNARQLLDQVQAVLRQGS from the coding sequence ATGGCAAAAAATAGCAAGATTTCGCAATTGATACTGACTCTGTTCTTTCTCTCCGGATTTTGTGGCCTGCTGTATGAGATTACCTGGTCCCGGTTGATCGGCCTCACCCTGGGCAATTCCACGGAAGCAATCACGGCAACCGTGGCCGCTTTTATGGCTGGCATGGCCATTGGCGGATATGCCGGCGGGAAGGTGGCTGACCGCCGGATCAATTCTCTCTGGCTCTACGGGATACTGGAGGGGCTGGCGGGGTTGTATGCCCTGGCGCTTCCCTTTCTGCTTCGGTTGGCCAGGCCGCTGCTGTCATCATTATATCAGAATGCCCAGGCTGGCCAGAGCACCATGATTCTGGCCAGGTTCGCTGTCTGCTGCGCTGTCCTGCTTGTCCCGGCTGCGCTCTTTGGGGCCATGCTTCCGCTGCTCAGCAGGTTTTTGATCCGCCAGCCCGATCAATTCGGCAACCTGATAGGAAAGCTTTACGGGCTGAATCTCTTCGGTGCCGCGCTGGGAGCCCTGGTCAGCGGCCTTTGGCTGATTCCGCATCTGGGGGTCAGCAAGACGATTTACCTGGCTGCCCTGATTGAATTTCTCATCTGCGGATGGGTGCTGATCCTGAGCGGCAAAGAAGGCCATGATGCCGTGACATCGGCATCCGCACCCGCACAGACTGATGGCATCGATCTCCCCTTCCGGGATTCCTCTCCGCTGTCCTCCCCGCTGATTCTCCTGGCTATGGCCCTTTCCGGTGCCTCGGCCCTGGTCTATGAGATTACCTGGACGCGGGCTATCATTATGATTATCGGCTCTACAGTTTATGCTTTCAGCCTGATGCTGACCGCGGTCATTGCCGGGCTGGCTCTGGGGAGCATGTGTGCGGCCAGGCTCATTGACCGGAGAAAGGATCTTGTCCTGATTTTTGGCCTGCTTGAAATCGGAGTCGGCGGGGCAACGTTCGGCCTGGCACCCTTCTTCGAAAAGCTGACCCTGGTTGTGATCCCGATGTTCAACCTTTTCGGCAACAACTTTGCCGCCCTGCAGGCCATAGAATTGAGCGGTCTGTTTTTCCTGATGCTTCTTCCATCCCTGCTGCTGGGGATGATTTTTCCCCTGATGTCCACAATGTATGTAAGGGGCACGGACCGTCCGGGGGGCGGTGTCGGTGCCACATTGATGGCCAATAGCCTGGGGGCCGTTGCAGGAACCGTGGCCTCCGGCCTGTTCCTGATTCCGGCCATTGGCATTCAGAAAACCATGCTGGCGGCCAGCATGGTCAACGTTTTCCTCGGATCATCGGCCCTGCTGTTTTCCCCCTCCCTGTCCGGGATTAAAAAGGCAGCGGCCTTTCCGCTGGCTTTTGGCTGCGGCCTGCTCTTTTTTATTACCCAGCCGGAATGGAATAAAGCCCTGATTTCGGGGGCACCCTATGTCTATGGACGGGTCTATGCCGGTCTCAGCCGCCAGGGGTCTGGCCAGAGCGTGAAGGAAATCGTCCTGAACCAGGCAGACCTCCTCTTTTACCAGGAGGATGCCCAGACTACGGTTTCGGTGAAAAAGGACAAGGGAGAGCAACTGTTCCTGCAATTGAATGGCAAAACCGATGCTTCTTCCCGTGAGGACAACTGTACCCAGCGCCTTCTGGCCCATATTCCCCTGCTGCTTCATCCGGACCCTCAGCAGGTAATGGTGCTGGGCCTTGGCAGCGGAGTAACTTTGGGTGCGGCTGAAAAATATTCGACGGTCAAGCACCTGGATTGCATCGAGATTTCACCTGCCGTGATCAGGGCGGCTGCCTGCTTCAATGAGGTGAATGGGCGAAGCCTCGATGATCCCCGGCTTCGGATTATCGTCGGCGATGGCCGGGAGCACCTTGCCCTGACCGATCAAAAGTATGATGTGATCATTTCCCAGCCGTGCAGCCCCTGGATTGCCGGGATGTCCGGCCTTCTGACCCGCGAATTTTTCCAGCTCTGCCGGGAGCGGCTCAACGGGACTGGCCTGTGCTGCATCTGGCTCCAGACCTGCAACCTGGACATGGCCAGTTCGCAAAGCGTGGTCAAAGCCTTTGGGGAGGTTTTCCCCTCCCTGTCCATCTGGGAGGCACGACCGGGCATCGATTACCTTCTCATTGGCGGCACAGGTGAAATCAAACTTGACTACCAACTGGTGCAGCGGAAAATGGCTGGAGAGAGTCTGCACCGGGAATTAAAAACTGTCGGCCTGCCAAGGCCGGATGACCTGCTGGCCCGCTTTGTCATGAGTAAGGAAGGAGCGGCCCGCTATGTCCAAGGGGCTTGTGCCCATACGGACGACACTACCTGGCTGGAGTTCCATGCACCCAAACTCCTGTATCAGGAAACCATAAACGAGCACCTGCAAGCCTTGAATGCCCTGCGCGGATTGGATTTTGCATCCCTGCTGACTGCGCCTGCGGCTGAGGCGGGGAGCCTCAAAGATACCCTTCCGAAAGCCTTCGAAGCTCAAAAGCACTATGCCCTGGCAGAGATGGATCTGCTCAGAAACAAGCAGGAAGAGGGAGCCAGGAAGATCAAGGAAGCCTACCTCCTCGACCCCGCCGATGCCAGGATCAGGGAGAGATATTATCGCCTCCTGCTGAATGCGGCCTCAAATTGCAGTCTCAAGGGAATGCACGAGGTGGCTGCCCAGATCCTTCAGTCCGCGATCAGGGTGAATCCGGATGGATTTGAAGGATACCTGAACCTGGGACTGGCCTGCTTCCATACCGGACAAGTCCAGGCAGCCATTCAGCAGTTCCGGTTGGCTCTTCTGATTCAGCCGGATAACGAGCAGGCACATCTGAATCTCGGAGCATGCTATCTTCGGGCCGGCAACCTGGAAGATTCCATTCAGGCAAACCTGACCGCACTCCGGATCAAGCCGGGTCTGGTCAATGCCCACTTTAACCTTGGCATAGCCTACATGAGATCAAACCGTGTTGCCCAGGCCATTGCCGAATATCAGGAAGCCATTAAATACCAGCCGAATTACGCTGAAGCCCATCTCAACCTCGGTATTGCCTATCAGACCTCCGGGGCCTGGGACCAGGCAGCCAGAGAGTACGAAGAATCGCTTCGGCTCAGACCTGACCTGCCCAATGCCAGACAGCTTCTGGATCAGGTCCAGGCGGTATTGAGGCAGGGGAGTTGA